ATGATCACGGCTTAACGATGCTGGTTTTACAGGTTTTCGTATATGCGTGTGATTTCCAGTTGCCTATCGCATACCAAATGTAAGTAACGAATGCAAAATGTTTAACAACAAAAATGCTCAAACACAGTAATCACATCCACTAAAAGTGAACAAACATAAATAAACTGAAGACAGCGGATAAATGTAAGGACCTGGAGTTCTTCGAAAGTGAAACAAAAGTGAGCTTGAGTGTACCTTCGCCATGATCGTCGGCCTTGAGAGCAATGCTGGCATACTTGACAACCCCAATGAGAGTGAGAGTCCAGAACATGATGCTGTAGATACCCAAATAGTCAGCTTCTGTGGGAGACTTGAGATGCATTGAAGGGTATACATAGAGTGGGGATGTAACAAGCCCTCCAAACACCACCCCCAGCGTCCTGTAGGCAACTAGCAGATTCCCCCATCTACTTTTCCCCTGAAATCAAACAAGTTTTGTCATTAACAACGCCTTAATCCTGATTAACTCATTaaattaaaacaccaaaacaattaacaatctTTCAAGCAATTGAACAGAATAATTTACAACTAAagtaatcatttttttttattttttaaaccccATGAACTAAAGTAATCATCTTTATTATAATACAACAAATAAAACCCCATGAACTAAAGtaatcattttttaaatttgtttgaacAGAAGAATTTACAACTAAAGTAATCATCTTTATTATAatacaacaaataaaaatctTCAAGAAATAAAAACTGGGAAAAGCCATTGCATGTCGATAAAGTAAtcatctttttttaatttttgttaaaacaatAAAGAAGTATTTAAAACcccatcaacaaaaacacaaaatacaaacaaaaacaaagcgaACGCCTGCCTGCGTCCCCACATAAGATATTCATACGATTTCCCACCTTGTCGTTGTCTGTATCTCCATTAGCAATGCGAGGGTGATTGAGACGATGACCATTGGTGGCAGAATCGACGACAACGGAAACCTCAAACGCAGTCACCGGCGGCGAGTGCGGTGGTTGATCCATtaaaacaccaccaccaccactgacACACAAGTCCCCAACTCAGCTCAGAGCCTCCCGAGTTGTTAAGACTCGGAGTCCGAGTCCGAGCGACAAGCTGGAGAAGGAGGACTGATTCCCCTTTAATTTGTATTTCCTTTTTTTGCAAAGATGTGGATCATTTAATCCtgacaaaaactttgaaaattgattagaaaattttgagtttttcgAGATTATTGAATCCTTGAATCATTGAATCcttaacaactttgcaaagatGTGAATAATTGAATCCTGACGAAAGTGGTCGAATGAGGTTACGAAAGGGAGGAGGAGGACTGAGGCCAcgtatttataaaataaaagaagattaatgaaaataatttaaaatttttgaattttaactataaagataaaataaaaaataaaattaataatacaataattaaaattttaatttttaataaaataaatagtatcagcagtttttcgttaaaattctttaaaataaaatcttgAGTTTGCCACCGATCATGTGACTTCCAATTTGCAACACGTGCTATGCTGACCTCTAAGCGGGTGGGCCCCACTTATCTCTCAGCCCGCTCAGTCCTTCTGCATGTATGTTATTGTTGGTTTTGCCTGAACGTCGGGTTTTGTCAATGCAGCAGCACCGCACAtcaaacatgaaaaacatcTGATCTCACTCACGCACGGATTCATATGACAAGGGCGGGTATCCTGTCACAATCGTTTTAtgctaataaaataaagatGCGTATAAATTTATATGCCAGTATGTGTTTATTTTATCGACAAAAATTTTACGTAACTTTGTATACTGAGGAGCACACATGCTCTTGTTCTCCTCTTGCACATGCTATTGATGTGAGGCAGTTGGTTGAGATAAATTAGGAAAAGATAAAAGTGGCCGAAGAATAAGAAGGAGCTTTCGATTTAGACTGATTCAATTGTATGAAACTAGGGGGGAAAAATCTCTATATCTCCGCTAACAATATAGTCAATGTAAGCAACTGTATGATGAGGAAAATGATCCAGATAATACCTGATAGGAATGTGTTTGGAATTTTTTCTATACAAAGTAGCCGATATCGATAtatccatcaatattttataatttgcaTATCGATATCTCCACCGATGGTGATATTTTAAACCATCGATGCGAGTAgcacaatgagatttttttagtgtcaATAATCACACTTTAAAATTTTACCTAACTATCATATATGTATAGAAGAGAAAAACATAACACCACCACATGTATGTGATATTCTCGATCTATAATTTGTTTATGCACCAGATTCTTAAGTGGTTTCTGCGGGAAACATCATAAACATGTAATTTTACTATTGCTCATATTTTTAGATGTAGAATTATATTCTACCTCTGGCATAGGTTTATATTTTTCCATATTATAATTCTATTTCTATCTGGCTTTCTTTGGTGGTAGGGTCTTTTTGTTAGGTAAAGTTAGCCAGCTAGGGACGAAGTCAGAATACAACTTCCTCAAATTCCGCTTCGTTCCTCCAAGCTCCTGCTGCTATAAACTGCCCCTTCCATCCCTCAACACCACACCCACTCCACCAGAACACAACTTCCTTCTTACAGCTAGCTACTTACAGCAGCAGGAGCATGGAGGAAGGAAGCGGAATTTGAGGAAGTTGGAGGAAGTGGCCAACTTGCTAGCTACTTACAGCtagtaaaaaaatacaaagaaaagaaaaaaaggaaagacaACATCGTTGTCTTGTGCTTTGCTTTGTCATCAACACTCGGCAGAAAATTGGGGTGGAATTCCACTCATTTCCCTTTGGAGCAAGAGACAAGCAGGAGGTTAGAGAGTGGAGAACATGGGGTGCCCACTATGAAGTGGAATTGGGCTTGTATTCCACTTGTGGCCTTTGTGGCTTTGAAAAATCGGGGCCTTTTGTTTAAGGCAACAGACGACAACAAGGGGAGTAGAGGGAGCAGCAGAAAAGGAGGAGGGTTGCAGAGAGCAACATAGCAGAAAATAGAGTGGTGCCACATTTGAAGTGAAGAAGAAAGTGCTCCTCTCTTAGAGGAGAAGATCGGAGAGCTCAGGAAGAATTCTTGTAAAAAATGGTtactctttttttaattattcgtggATAATTTCTTATGTATTTAGACAAATATGTATAACTATTTTCAATCATTGAATTAAACTATCTATGTGCCACCATTAGAATGCTTAGAAAAGTCATCAATGCAATTTTGAACAAATATCACGTTAAAATTGGTTATGCTACTTGTGATTGAGGATTGTAATTTCTTCTAAGGTAAATATCACACTTTTAGAGATTACATGGTTTACCAAAAGGATTTTCACCAAGATTAATGAATCActcatgtttatatttaatccaAATGTCATGGATGAATTGCATGTAGTGGTATGTGTTTTAGCTTGAATGTCACAAGTAAAACTACACAAGGAAACCCccaaccttcaaagcatgtgtGTTTTCGATTACTTAAGCAATTGGAATAGCTACGTAAGAGTGTTGTTGGTAAAGGTTGAACTCTAGTGCCTTGTCAatctaattttcttcaattatttatattatcttGAGTTTCTACATTTACTTGTTTTGCTTAGTTGGACCACTATTTCTATAAGCCAATTctcattttacatatttgtttaaGTAACGTACAGTAGGATTTAGTTTTGTCAAATTAGTGCAGTTCTTAGAGTTAACCAAGTTAAATACTCCAAAACTCGTAAATTGTTTATACCAGTCCCTGAGGAGATCGACCTTGCTTGAGCCATTCTATACTACAAAaacttgttctcttgcaagaaTTGGTTTAACCCTTGTTTTACAAgtggtaaaatctctatcataCGAGTTTGAGTTATGGAAACAGTCTTTTTGTAAGACAAGAAAAAAGTTGCGTACGATTTACGTTTCTTCATACTCTCATAAAATGGAGAACCTTGTTGGCTTGGGATCCCCCTTTATGCATCTCATTTGGaattgaaaaccctaatttctaatTGCATGAAATTCCGTTTAATTAGTGACGTACGCAAAGTTGGAACCTGTAGCATATCAAGATCGAGTAATGAAATATCAGTTGGGTTAAACCATATGTTGGTTTGTACTTCTTGttttcttcctataaaccagTAGCATATTTGGAAGTTCGGAACTGTGTGTTATCATATATTCTCTTCGTCCTTCAATAACGCATACATATAGCTAAGTAACAATCACACAAATGCCAACCATATTGTATTTTAACCAACGGGTTAATGTAGGCGACTAATTTTAGACCAAATTGGTAAGTTATATGATGTGTcgccaataaaaaataagctcattaatcatcaacaatcacaatgtataatttacaaaatttagtttaaatagATGGTCTCCTAAccctaacattacccatgaCCAACGTAAAGCCAACAATCTCCCTCCAATAGGATAGATTTAGATCCTCTCCTAAGCTTAGGAAGCTAAGCCTCCTAAGCAAATCACACGgtccgttggattttgatccaacagctacaattattttaacttttagatgaccccctgtttgtagctgttggattcTCGTGTGCTTTGCTCAGGAAGCTCAGCCTCCtaagctcaggagaggatccaaatcccaatAGGATATGGTATGCAATCATATAAAACATCATGATTAAGGCGTCCTCATCAACCCTTCAAAAGAAATTATTGGTAACACGATTAATCAAACCTGTGTAATATTCTAAATTAATCATGATGCAGAACTAAACACAAAAAAGCAATAATTAGGCAtggaggagaaatttttagttgtaacGGGAACACAAGTGGCACACAACGTGTTTTAATAggagtggtgaaaatttttattttttaagttattaacttttttgcacacatatcacatcatttgtatagtgacacgtggtgtaccatcccgtgtaccagtcacattgaaaaatctctttgcGTGGAGATCATCAGTAGGGATAAGTATTACTCAATGATTAGCATTTAGAACAGGCTGATCATGCTCCAACTTATGTTTCATTCCACTgtcaattattaattaaatctCTCCAAAATGTCTCCGACTCCGACTCCGACTTACAGGTTACGAGAAGCATGCAAGTAGACCTTGAATCCtcttttcaaatattttcttttacttGCTTTGCTTGTAGTTTTTTTATGACCTCGGTCAAAGTCGTACTGTCGTTTACAGTTTGGTTCGCGGTCCTTTGAAAGCAACTCTGAAAAATCATCAAGGAGGAGGCAGAGAAGGAAGATTAGGAGTGCTTTATGCTGGTGGCGCGACCCAAAAAGAGAGGAGGTAGGGAAGGAGAAGTTGACGTGAGGAAGAGCTGGCTGCTGGTGCTACGTGATTAACAACTAACCATCTTGCAAGGGACAAagtcaatttttatttaataccCTTCAACCAGTCCAGTGGGCCACGATTCCAAGCCCTAATTTCAGCCCGCCAAATTAGACCAGTTTTGGACTGACCTTTTGACAGGGATGAATCTGTTGCCCgtcaccttttcttttttgtctttgGTAAGTCGCCATCTGTGATTCTGTATGCATCAGTCAATTGCAAAAAGTTTTTAACAGTCGGGTTACTCAGTAGTAAATAACgatcaaaatcaaaatgaagaattgttatatttttgtttattgataatGTAATTAATATAAAATCAAATTGTTTAATAATTCGGATTATTAAAAACTTACCTCAAAATCAAATGTCACGTGTAACTTTATCATCTTTCATCCTCCTCTTCATGTCCATATATATGCTTTATAAAAAATGGAAAGTTTAAATTTCTTATACAACGTGATTATGAAATctacaacaacaaaataatattgGAAGAGAATTTGCACGAATTTTCTTAAAATATAAGCCAGTTCCCAACATCATAAGGCATTTAGATCGCCTCCCTTTGTTGTAAAATAAGTGAGCCAATAAGTAATGGTCTGCACCAGTTCTATCATTAGAATATATATTACAGAGTGGGCCACATAAAAATATGTGCCTAAATATAGATTgtttggatcgttaaaatacattacggaGTGAACCCCATAAAACgtatctaaaaaattaaaaattctattaaaaaaaatggcgCCAAGAATCTGCCTCCACATATGTATACCTCATAGTCAAAAAgattacaacaacaaaattatCAGTAACACATTCAAATTTATTGATATATTATTGACTGGCATCTCCAACAGAAGTagagatttttgttttcttactaAACCAAATTAAACCTCATCTGTGTGGCAAATGTTACAATCATACAAGTGAAATAGAATGCATATATTATGAATCAAGCGACCGTACAGAACTTGTGTTTAACTAGAATTAGAAAGAAAGTACTGACCTTTTCAAAGCCgaggaaaaaaagagaataATTGAGACATAGGCGTGTGGGAGAATTGGGGGCTGAATAGAGTAAGGGTGGAGCGGGTTGTTGGGTAATAGggttttttatagaaagaacGAGTCATACAACTGtacaaaagagagagaaagagcagCAGCACCACCACCTACGCCACCACACACGTTGCTCACTCGGTTAAAACTCCTACGCGGCTTCAACACACCCCACTATATATAACCTCTGCATCTTGCTGTCGGCAGCTCATCATGCAAAAACCACCTGTACTTCACTACTGCCTCTTGCTTCCGACTGTTACCAAATTCATTGCTAGCTAGCTACAGGTAGAAGCACTCAGTATATGAATATGGCTGCTTCTGCAGTAAGGGGAGTGGCGGTTCCTCGCAGTAGTCGCTGGATCCCGAAACGCGGCCAAGTTCTGAAGAAGATTCTGAAGTCTATCTTTGCTTGTGTGTTCTTTGATCAGACAGCAACAACCACACCAAACAAACACCCTTCATCGGTTTTTCCTTACTGATCGGTTAATATGAGAGTTTTAGTACGTACGTACTCGGTCTAACTTCATTATGTTGTCATCCATTGTCATGCATGTTACTACAGTTTCTTTTACACGTACGCAAATCGTTCTCATTTACGTTTAGATTGTTATTTGTTCATGGTGGGTTGATGTGAAGCCTTCCATTGAAATTTTGATTCGATATAAGTAACTTTTCTTGGTCAAGTAACTGATCGATCGCCTTCGTCAGTGATCTCTCTCGATGATCATGTCTGTAATGTCCCCGTTGAATGCAATATTGTGTGTTCATTGAGTTGCTTGATCCGTAAGCATTTGAGATTTGGGtatctgtttttatttttttctctcttcgaTTCAAGATAGCAAGAACACGTACGTCTCCTATCTTTTTGTTCCtatgttttattaattggtcagCAAGTTGGTAAAAAGTCAACACGGAGATTCTGTACTACCATTGAATATGATTGTGATGCTTATGAATACCTTTGTACTTAGATCTTTTCTGCCTTGGCCTTCTTCGGGTCAATTTAAGTCATGAATAAATTCTCCTAGTTCGTGAAATTGATAACGAAACctacatatatacataaaaataagaaattttatcTCGgctacatatttaaacactatTATCAATTTCACGAACTAGGATTGAGTTCAAACTttgaagagattttttaatgtgaccgGTACACgaatggtacatcacgtgtcattatacaaattgtggaatatgtgtgttaaaaagttaataacttaaaaaataaaaattttcacgacttatattaaaacacgtgatgtagCACTTGTATTCCCGTtacaattaaaaacaaaaataaaaaccgcCGTTCCTGCTTTTAAAAGAATTTACGGACTGAAAATCCCCaatcaatataatatatgtgttttAAATCAGAAAGAGAATCCGGggatttggaaaaagaaaagtagaTGATATTCTCACATATACCAAgggaattttctttttctaattttaaatAAGATATACAAGAATGAAGGAGAATATtgaaaagagaaatgttaaagaGAGTCTCAAAAGTGAGACACCTCTATGACATCTCATAATTTTTATAGAATATTTTATAGTGTTTAGCACGAAAATTACGGTTGAAATATGAAGTGACAAAGATTAATGGAAAATCTCACTTTGAGAGTCTCCTTCTTAAACTTCTGTTGAGAAAGCTTGTGTTTGTGTTTACACTAAATTGAAGGATAATGCTTGTGTCCCTCCTTGGGGTGACGTACTTATCCCTTCAATTATGATTAATGAATATTTACCGTCCGATCATCATAATGGTAACTGTTAATCTTCTATATCATAATCCAATAATCATATCTGCAAAAAATATTCAATTTCAAGATTTTTTAGTTATTCATACGTGTTAAATCAATCAACGGTTTTGGTAACAAGTAACATATTTATGATGAatcgttcatttttttttatgcatatgAGTGGTTAAAGAATTGCCAAGTTGAATAATCTTTTGCATATATGGTCTTCAAATGATAATAAAGAGAATGAACGATTTCGCTCATGATGTTTGAACAATAAAGATTCGTTAATTGTAAGTGAAAGGATAAATAAGTCCCTTGATGGGGACAAAAGCATTACATTCTTTTTACATTCACTACTCGAGCCACCCTACTCATCCTTTTAGGTCCCTCTCTTCTTTAATATGGTCCtttgatttttctcttttttctatatttattacttttctttttggaatatatatcctctatttttttttttttggaatgtatatatttgattttgagaatggtgcccttttattttctatatATAACTGACCTATATAGATTCTGCAAATCCAAAGAAATTGGGTATAAAAAAGGTGAAAGTTATCTTcaccaaaaacaacaacaatatgGTTGTTGTAATGAGACCAAACACCAATCCTCGTCACTCCTTTGTCACTCTCGCACAAAGTAATTTGTCAACGACGCCGTATGTAGATTCTACACAATACAGATGCCGCTTTGGACTTCTGCAACATCTGTGGGCAAACGTGATTACCGTGAGTCTCCGAGCATTGCGATGTGCTCTACCGAGAAAAACTAGGTTAACGATTAAAGAGTGTCCGACAATGTTATTTATAGTGTACGTGAGCCTTCTTGGACTTCGACAATCCTAGTATTTTCGTTCTATCAAACTGCATGAATGTTATCTCAAATcgtatatattataatttgtatCACGAAAAGTCAAAAGGCTCATCGAGGGTAGTGATCGATGATCAGTGCAGCGCATACAAACAGCAATTaaatagaacaaaaaaaaaaaaaaaaaatatatatatatatatatatatatatcaatatttGGTGCATGTTTTCATATATACGGTCCCACATGTTAGATATTGTCTTGAATAATCCCtgagatgtttttgaattttgCGTATTGACCTAATTACTGACCTATGTattgaagaagacatgcaccACAGAACATGAACAATGAATGCATTTTTAGTCAACGATCAGAAATGATTGGCGCACTGCTAACAATTACATAATTAACATAATGCGTGCCTCACGATCCCCATGCCTTAAAAGTCTTGGTCGGTcagatatgtatatataatggaAAATGATTTGATGTTTACTATGGTGGTGGTAGTTGGAGTCTGCAGCAGGGTAGCTATGAAAAAGGTAAAAGGATGGGAAATGGAAGATGATGAATCCATCCATCTCATGTTCAAAGAATATTAATGGGTTGGGTTATACTATATTTGTCATcgtcactacaagaaaaattgaTGTCATTTATACATAATGGAGTGAACAAATGTCTAATGAGTTGAGAAAAAGCACATCATTGGCTATAGGGTTATTGGTACACCTtacttgttttattttgtgcaaTTTATGTCAGTCGTTACTctctaattttcaaatttgtgtAGTATTCCTATTGTTGGATAGTCATGAGTAATTAATGAGATCTAATATATTGTGTACCCCCTCCAATTGTCCCCActtcaacaaatcaaatgacCAAACTCATCTACTTTCACTTTAGTCTGTTTACACCTTGCGAAAACTGGGGCATAGCAGATAACATATATTGCCTAGGCAGGTCTCCGTACCAGACAATATATTGGAAGCTTTAATCTTTGAAGAGTCATTTTCGTGTCTATTCTCTTAtcttcttttgctttctttcttttcggCCTTTTTCTTTTACTACTTTCTTCTTTTCCATTAATTCCACCATCTTTATTATTATGACCTGATCTGAAATGATGTCTCTTGTTGCACATTAAATACCTCAGTTACTCAGTAATCTACACAAAAAACTTGAGTATTAACAGAGACGTAGCACATTCCTCCACTCagttagtgtagataatattatttgttaaaaaaaataataataaataaataaataacaactcTTACTTGTGTACGTAAAAGTAAAACCATAACACATGGACTGTGAAAACATATATAGGGTTTTCTATACAATTCAGACAGATCGGACATATTaatttaaactaattaattagctaattaatcaaAGATGGATCGAACTCATGCATGGTAACTAGCTAGCACCGAGGGCATTAACTAATTAAATGACGATGATTATTTCAACCTTTGGTTCTGATAATAGTGATTGTGCCTCTGCCCTGGGTTTGAATTCTGGTAAGGGCCACCACAGCTTTGCCAGAAAGGCCAGGGCCATCCGCAGACACGCATGGCCGACATGCAAAGTCCCCAACTGGGTGTCGTACTGGCCGTGTTGGTGGCATCAGGATCCTCTCGTTGATGTCGCTTAAGGTGACGTCGCCTTCTACTCCGCCCGGCTTCACCAACGCAAATGGATAAACTACCCTTGTTATcaccctcttcttcttttttctcttttcatcaccaccaccacctgtATTAGAGAACATGCCAATGATATCGTTAGTTTTGTTTGAGTCATGCTATTTAGTTATACAGAGTCACACTCTCTGATATAGGTGATCAATCTCGTATGCAATGGCAGGATCCACTTCAATTAAAGAGTACATGCATATGTGCGCAATGTAGTCAGTTTTATGTGTTAAATTAACATTATTGAATTTAGAGTTGCTTTAGAATAGGTTACTAGATTGATATGTGTACGCACCGGCAGCTGGAGCAGCAATATTTGAAAAAAGGGTATCTTTGGGAGTAGGTAAATAATCAGAGTTGGTGTTGGCCGAGTCTTtgcaagaagaagaggaggaatcAAAAGCTTCAGGAGCTGACATTGTTGGCTCTTCTGGTGTGTTTATCTTTGCGTTGACGATGTCATTTGTGATCTCCTCGGAAACGAGTCTGTTCATTGGTCTGGTTATACATAAAGGATCACCAAGTAGAACTGAAAGATGAAATCAACTTTAGAAAGATGAAATTAACTTCGGAAATCATAATTAAGAAAGAACTAAaagtaattattaattatttaccAATTAATTACCTGATAGCCCAGTACTGGAAGTAGTTAGCTGGCTCATGCAATCAAAATTCTCAGATAATTCCCAGTTTGAATTCCAGTTTCTCTATTTACAAAGTATTTAAGTGAGAAATTGGCGCAAGATCGATGGAAAAAACTCTTATAATTATAAAAGATAAGACATGCAAATCGAGAGATCCATCAAATAAGCCTATTCAATACCTTCGCAAGAATAGTAGTGGAGTCTTTGAGCTCGTTATCATCATTGGTATACACGAGCAAGCGTCTCCTTTTGGATCGCTCACCAAATTCAACCAAAGCGTCTTCTAAGTACCCCGTCGAGAAATCTGACTGATCTACATGAGGTGATGAGCAAAATGCTGCGTTCATCATCATGTACTCATCCATAGCTGCACATATTATTCAAAACTAATAAATGAACCCTAGCAAGCTAGAAATATATCATTGTCTTATATTCAACCACAGTTAAATACAAATGTAGACAAAAACAGtgaaaggaaagagagagaaaggaagaaaaagtgGAGAGACCTAAAGACATTCTGTCTGTGTTGAGAACTCCAAGGTGGCCGTGACAATCCCAACCTTGGGAAGAGTTGTGGAGGCTACTGTTCGTGTAAGCCATGGACATGTAGTGATGAAGCTCACCCATCTCTCTCTGTGAAGTCTTAATGTTTAATGACTCACTCACTCAGGCCCATACATTCCTATATATGCGCAAAGTCATGACATATAGAGAGAGTGGAAAAGGTTAAAAGAGATTATATGATTTCAGAAGCAGCAGTGCTCAGTCAACGGCAaagattaaaaaagaaaagaaaaataaggggTGTGTCTCTTGGGATTCGGGAAATGTGGTAtcacttttaattttctttggttAATTAGAAGTATGTGTGGGGGACTAAATAATTGCAAGGGTACTCATATGATGATGTTGCATGCAAAAGCAAGTATTGAAAGGCAAAGATAAATAGATATGCCCTAGTGCTGTAACTGTTACGACACAATTCAAATTTCagcttttccttttttgttttcccCTTCAATATTATGCTTCCCAACCGATCTTCtttttgagactttttccacaCCTTCTCTCCATCGTCGGGTATCATCTATCTTCCACTTCTAAATTTTCTTTGCTCTTTTGCATGCATTGGGTCTACTTATTGGCATACTTGTGGTGAATAACTGTAACGGATCAAATCACGACAAATATTATGTGACGGTCGTACTATTACTTGttgttattaatttatattataatttgaGTAAAGATAAGATTGATATGTTATGAATTTAGTTTATATTTACTTACTTAAAATTAATGAAGGACATGAATCAAAATGCTATCtaactgttaaattgtgatATAGACAATAACTACACACTAGTTGACCCTCTTAGTGATTTAATTCTTAACAATTTAGGTATGAGATAATTGATTTTAGTGTGAGACTTTTCTGTGTTAattaataaatacaaaatatgtAAGATATGAAAATGATACTTATGTCTTGCATACTCATGGTGATGTAACAATCATGTTGAAAAAAGGAACTCACTACACGAATTTTTATTTCAGGATAGGTGGGTGCGTGGGACCAGCATACTTTTGATCATGGTGTTTAAATGGCCGAACTTGGTCTGATGTAAGTCACCTACATTGGATTTCGTGTGAACGTTGATTGATGGATAATCCGACGGTAGAAATTATTTAATCTCTGCTAACTCACATTCTAAATTCATGTACAAATATATTTCGATATTTTTTATTACAAGGCATCAATGTATGCAATACGTTaattgtatgtgtgtgtgtatatatatatatttgttaattACACTAAAAATATACCACGGGggagtttttttatatttcatttcccctttttttGGGGTCAATTTTGATTTTATGTTCATTTTGCTACTATAATCAGAGAAATTAAGAGAGTCAGCTGGTAAGGATAGGAAATATAATCCATTAAGAAAACATTAGGACAAGAACACCACATTAAATGGTACATGAAAGTAAAGTAAAACGGTAGTGTGCCTGGAAGAGTCAACGATCAGAGCATAGCAAATGACCCTTCGTTACATGTTATTCTCTATTCCAACTTATAGTCTTATATATAGAAAGACATTGGATGTTCTGG
This Pyrus communis chromosome 6, drPyrComm1.1, whole genome shotgun sequence DNA region includes the following protein-coding sequences:
- the LOC137738200 gene encoding uncharacterized protein isoform X1 translates to MGELHHYMSMAYTNSSLHNSSQGWDCHGHLGVLNTDRMSLAMDEYMMMNAAFCSSPHVDQSDFSTGYLEDALVEFGERSKRRRLLVYTNDDNELKDSTTILAKRNWNSNWELSENFDCMSQLTTSSTGLSVLLGDPLCITRPMNRLVSEEITNDIVNAKINTPEEPTMSAPEAFDSSSSSCKDSANTNSDYLPTPKDTLFSNIAAPAAGGGGDEKRKKKKRVITRVVYPFALVKPGGVEGDVTLSDINERILMPPTRPVRHPVGDFACRPCVSADGPGLSGKAVVALTRIQTQGRGTITIIRTKDY
- the LOC137738200 gene encoding uncharacterized protein isoform X2; this encodes MGELHHYMSMAYTNSSLHNSSQGWDCHGHLGVLNTDRMSLAMDEYMMMNAAFCSSPHVDQSDFSTGYLEDALVEFGERSKRRRLLVYTNDDNELKDSTTILAKRNWNSNWELSENFDCMSQLTTSSTGLSVLLGDPLCITRPMNRLVSEEITNDIVNAKINTPEEPTMSAPEAFDSSSSSCKDSANTNSDYLPTPKDTLFSNIAAPAAGGGGDEKRKKKKRVITRVVYPFALVKPGGVEGDVTLSDINERILMPPTRPVRHPVGDFACRPCVSADGPGLSGKAVVALTRIQTQGRGTITIIRTKG